GCGCTTGCCGCTTTCGTCCTTCTGAAGGTATCGATGCGCGGTGACTTTGTCTTCGTCGCCTTTTTTGTCTTTCTCAAGCTCCTCCAAGTCTTCTCTGCCCAGTCTCGTATTGAGTCCATCGGCAAATTGCTTTGAGGCGTCGAAGTACCACTCCCCATCGGAATTGACACCGTGCACGAAGATGATGACGCCAGGCATCAAAGGGGGAACGCCGACGGTGTGGGTGCGATCTTTCTGCTTGTTGTCGGTACCGGTGACCTTTCCCCTGACCCATTGGTACTGGCCGGGATCGGGCTTCACGGGAGTTAGCAAACTCAGGTCTTTGTCTTGACTCATTTAAGACTCCTGCCGTCGTTGGCCTTGCATGTCACCTTGGTGTCCAAAGGGGCTATGCGCGGTTTGAACACGAAACCAGGGAGGTACTTCCAATCGCTGCTCTCGGGTCGAGGAAGGGTCAGGTCAATTCCATCTGTGATGGTGCCTTTGCGACGTAACTGATACGCCGTTGATCCGCTGATCATCAGGTCGCCATAAGGTGAATGCGCCCAAACCAGCTTCCACGTTTTGCCCCCATCGATGGAGTAAGGCATCTTGTCGCCTCCGCATGCCCCGCCTCCCGACGAACAATTGGTGCCCCCTCGCGTCACAGGCGCCACCAGAAACTGATCGTTGGCGGCATCGATAACGAGGGTGGTTCGATTCATCACCGCATCGAACGTCACCACTCCCGAGCGAATGCCCTTGGCGGTGTCCACGAAGTACAGCATGTTGCCAAAGCACGTCTCGTCCGGCGTGAGTTCAAAGTAACGGTGATCATCGATGCGATAGACCACTTGAGGTGGCTTGGCGGGCTGGGGGGGGGTGGCGGCGACGCTCTGCCGGATGCACACGCGCTCAGGACCAAGACCACCGCGGCCAGCGCCAGTCGCCATACCGGTTTGAAATCAAGATTGCTCATGCAAATGCTCTCCCTGTGTTGTGTTTGAAGCGAGTTGAATAAGGCCGACGTTTTTCAAGTGATATCAAACGGCTTGTCCTCCTCGAGCCTGGAAATCGCATCTCCGCCGGATTGCGAATTGCTTGCGCCACCGCTGGCCTTGACGACGCTGAAGTCCCGGCTGGGCAAGCCGTCGGCCTTGTCTCCCATGCGGTGCAGCTTGAGCTGCTGCGCCTGGTCCATACGCATGAAGCTGGGGAAGTCGACTCCGATGGTGCTGGGCCCATTGATGCGGTAGTTGGCGGTCTGCACGAGGTACTCGCCCGTCATGCCCCAGACCACGCGGCCGCCACCCATGCGCAGGTAGGTGCCGTCGTCCAGGGCCAAGGTGATGTTCTTCTTCGCCTTGATGGTGATGCCGTCCTCCGTGGACTGGATCGTGACGGCCTTCTCACCCGTGATCTCCACGCTGTTGTGCTGGGCCTGGTGGATGAGCTTTCCCTCATTGGCGATGACGTGGATGTCGCCGGTGCGCGCGAACTGCCCGATGTCTTTTCCCGCGGTATGCAGGATCGATTGATCTGCGTAGTGCTGCTGGTTGTGCCCCGCCACGGTGTCGATGTTCACGCCGGCGTACTGGATGTGATCCTTGGGTGTGACGCTGGCAATGCCGGCCGCACCACTGAGAGCGAGCACGGGTTGGCCGCCTTGTGCATTGCCGCGGGCGTTGGCCTCGTTGCTCGCGCCATGGCCGAGGGCTTGGGCGGCTTCGCTCAAGGCCTGTTGGGGTGCGGTTTCGCGCGCGCCGGCTTCGCATTTCGCGGCCGCCTTGGTCAGGTCTCTGGCGATCGCCAGTGCCTGCTCCAGGCAGGCTACAAGTTCGTCGCGACTGAGCAGGCCACCCATGGCCTTGGAACGCCCGTCGGTGGAGATGAGCAGGCCCTTTTCAGCGCGCACGGCTCCCCAGCCATCGGTGCGCAATTCAAAGCCTTCCCCGCGCGCGTCCTTCCGCCCCGCGTTGTCCTCGATGCGCGTGATATGCCCCAGGCTCAGCTGGCTGTGTTGATGGTCACTCTTGACCTGCGCCTGGATCTGCCCAGCCGTGTCGTCCAGCACGATGTGGTTGCTGCGTCCGGCTGCACTGTTGCCGCCTTCCTCGGTCAACTCGCGGCTTCGAAAACCCGAGAGCGCCTGCTGCCCCGGCAACGCCCATGGCGGCTGGTTGTTCTGGTTGTAGGGGCGCCCCGTGCAGATGGGCAGGTCTGGATCGCCCCCGAAGAAATCGACGATCACTTCCTGTCCGATGCGCGGAATCTGCATGCCGCCCAACTGGTTGCCCGCCCACGGACTGGAAACCCGGATCCAGCAGGTGCTGTGCTGGTTCTGCCGGCCAATGCGGTCCCACGGAAATTGCACCTTGATGCGACCCAGTTCGTCGGTCCAGATGTTTTGCCCCGCAGGACCAACCACCAATGCAGACTGGGGACCACGCGTGAACGGCTTGGCCTGTGTGAACGCCGGGCGCAGCGGCTCGGCCATCGGGTGTGCGGTGAAATCGACCTCCACCTTCCAGCGCTGCTTGCGGCCGGGTACGGCATCGGGAATCTGGCTGTCCTGTCCGACGTCTTCGATCAGCAGGCACGTATCGAGGATCAGGTATTCGGTGTTGGCCTTCTCGCGCGGATGCTTGCGCAGCTGGAAGCTGCAGCCCGGAACCATGCCGCGCAGGTTGCCGCTGGCCTGGGCACGGGCACCGTGCGCGCGCAGGCCCTGCATGCGCAGCAGCGCCAGGCGTCGCCCCTCGCCTTGAGGATCATTGGCATCGGCGCTGCCTGCCTTGGGCTGTGCATAGTGGCTGCCGCCTTGGCCTGCATGCCATTGATAGACCTCGCCATCGGCCTGCCGGGTCGCACGCGGATCGCTTCGGTCAACGCTCAGGTCGGCCCTCGGGCGGGTGTAGTCGTAGTCGCGGCTGGCGTACCTCCCGCTCGTGAGCTGGTGGTGCGGAACGAAACTGTGGACGTACTCGGCATCGACCTTCCACCCGGGCGCGTGGTAATCGACCTCCTGATACGCGGCGCTCTCGTTCTTCTTGTACGCCCCCATGTTGTCGATGAGCACGAGGCGGTGCTTGTCGCCGCAGTGCTCGAAGAAGTAGCTGATGCCCCACTCCTGGCACAACCGGCTGAAGAACTCGAAGTCGCTCTCGTTGTACTGGGTCTGGTAGTCGCGTGTCGGGTAGCTCTCGATCAGGCGCTTTTCCACAGCAAAGCCGTAGTCACCCAGCAGCTCATCGAGGATCTGGACGACGATCCTGTTCTGGTAGATCTTGCAGTCGGTGGTGAGTGTGGCCAGGTGCAGCCAGGGGCGCAGCGTGAGCTTGTATTGCACGTGGCGGCCTTCTTCGCCCCACATGGCCACATCGGTGATCAAGGCATTGATCTGGCGGATTCCTGCGCCGACGTGATGGACCGATGCGCCGATGGCACCAGAAAGGAACTGGCCCGCGCCGTCGAGTTGGACATTGCAGGTGATCTGTTGGCCGATGAAGCTGTCGAGATCGAAATTGGCTGCATCACTGGCACCGAGATTCAAGGCGTCCGGCGTCTTGAGCAGCAGCTCGTACGCGAACAGCGAATTCAAGCCCTCGGCGCCCGACAAGCGCACCGGCTCCAACGCCGGACGGCCCAGGACCCACGGAATGGCGCTGCTGCTGACTTCAAGCGTGCGCGCTTGCGCAATGCTGGGTGCGGACATGTGTTCTCCTTGAACCTGCTCCTGTACATCAGGAGTCGTGGGGCGGGATTATGGGAAGCACACAGCGGTCGTATCCGCAGGAAAAGATGCGGCAATCATCCCGGCAAGAACAGCGTGATGGACTGCACGACTCCATGGCTTCGCTCCCTGCAATTCACTCCGGCGAACACCCACGCAGATGAGGGGATTTCCACCTGGGGGTTCGCACCAATCGCGTGCGGGCACCGTTTTTGCTTGAATGCCGAAGCATTCACCTTCACGGATCCCGCATGAACAAGCGCCAACTGCTCCAGTCCTTCCTCGCCGCCTCGGCCCTCAGCTTCGGCCTTTCACCGGCCCAGGCGCAGGCCCCGACGCCGATCAAGTTCCAGCTCGACTGGCGCTTCGAAGGACCGGCGGCGCTCTTCCTGCATCCCGCCGCCAAGGGCTACTTCAAGGCTGCGGGCCTGGACGTGACCATCGACGCGGGCAACGGCTCCGGCGGCACGGTCACGCGCGTGGCTTCGGGCGCCTACGAGATGGGCTTTGCCGACCTCGCGGCGCTGATGGAATTTCACGCCAACAACCCCGACAGCCCGAACAAGCCGGTCGCGGTGATGATGGTCTACAACAACACGCCAGCCTCGGTCATGGCGCTCAAGAAGAGCGGCATCACCAAGCCCGCGGACCTCGCCGGCAAGAAGCTCGGCGCGCCCGTGTTCGACGCAGGCCGCCGCGCCTTCCCGATCTTCGCCAAGGCCAACAACATCGGCGCCGTGAACTGGACCGCCATGGACCCGACGCTGCGCGAGACCATGCTGATGCGCGGCGACATCGACGCCATCACCGGCTTCACCTTCACCTCGCTCCTGAACCTGGAAGCGCGCGGCGCCAAGACGGCCGACGTGGTGGTGCTGCCCTACCCCGACTACGGCGTGAAGCTCTACGGCAACGTGATCATCGCGTCGCCCAAGCTCATCAAGGAGAACCCGGCGGCGGTAAAGAAATTCCTCTCCGCCTTCGCCAAGGGCGCCAAGGAAGTCATCGCCAATCCGGCCATGGGCATCGAATCGGTGAAGGCGCGCGACGGCATCATCGACAGCAAGCTGGAAACCCGTCGCCTGCAGCTTGCCATCGACACCGTGATCAACAGCGCCGACGCGCGTGCCGAGGGCTTCGGCGCCGTCAATGCGGGCCGCATGTCGCTGATGGCCTCGCAGGTGTCCGACGCCTTCAACACCAAGACCCGCGTGAGCCCCGATGCCGTATGGACGGCCGCCCTGCTGCCGCCGGCCGCCGAACTCAGCGGAATCCTGCGCAAGTGATGGCAGGCGCACCGAGCGACGCCGCCGCCCCCTTCGTCGACTTCCAGGACGTCTGGCTCGCCTACAACGAGGAACTGCTGCGCGAGAACCACTTCGCGGTCGAGGCGATCGACCTGAAGGTGAAACGCGGCGAATTCATCGCCATCGTCGGGCCCTCGGGCTGCGGCAAGTCGACCTTCATGAAGCTCACCACGGGCCTGAAGATGCCGTCGATGGGCAAGATCCGCATCGACGGCGCGCCCGTGACCGGGCCGCTCAAGATCTCGGGCATGGCATTCCAGGCGCCGTCGCTGTTGCCATGGCGCACCACCGTCGACAACGTGCTGCTGCCGCTGGAGATCGTCGAGCCCTACCGCTCGAACTTCAAGGCCAGGCGCAAGGAATACGTCGAGCGCGCGCGCAAGCTGCTGCAGAAGGTCGGCCTTGCGGGCTATGAAGACAAGTTTCCGTGGCAGCTCTCGGGCGGCATGCAGCAGCGCGCGAGCATCTGCCGCGCGCTCATCCACGAGCCCAAGATGCTGCTGCTGGACGAGCCCTTCGGCGCGCTCGACGCCTTCACGCGCGAGGAGCTGTGGTGCATCCTGCGCGACCTCTGGACCGAGCAGCAGTTCAACGTGATCCTGGTGACGCACGACCTGCGCGAGTCGGTGTTCCTGGCCGACACGGTGTATGTGATGAGCAAGAGCCCGGGCCGCTTCGTGGTCAAGCGCGAGATCGATCTGCCGCGTCCGCGCGAACTCGAACTCACCTACACGAAGGAGTTCACCGACATCGTGCTGGAGCTGCGCGGACACATCGGCGCGATCCGCAGCAAGGTGGTCGCATGAAGAACTCAAAGCAAATCGAACGCTGGTCGCCCTGGCTGCTGCTGGTCGCGGTGCTCCTGCTGTGGCAGATCGTCTGCGCGGGCTTCGAGGTCTCGGATTTCATCTTCCCGAGCCCGTGGCGCATCTGGACGCAGTTCTGGGAATACAAGGAAATCATCGCGGGCCACGCGTGGCGCACCTTCTGGGTCACGATGGCGGGTTTTGGCCTGGCGATCGTGGTGGGCGTGCTGATGGGCTTCGTCATCGGCAGCTCGCGCATCGCGTATGCGGCGATCTATCCGCTCATGACGGCCTTCAATGCGCTGCCCAAGGCGGCGTTCGTGCCGATCCTGGTGGTGTGGTTC
This region of Variovorax sp. RKNM96 genomic DNA includes:
- the tssI gene encoding type VI secretion system Vgr family protein, yielding MSAPSIAQARTLEVSSSAIPWVLGRPALEPVRLSGAEGLNSLFAYELLLKTPDALNLGASDAANFDLDSFIGQQITCNVQLDGAGQFLSGAIGASVHHVGAGIRQINALITDVAMWGEEGRHVQYKLTLRPWLHLATLTTDCKIYQNRIVVQILDELLGDYGFAVEKRLIESYPTRDYQTQYNESDFEFFSRLCQEWGISYFFEHCGDKHRLVLIDNMGAYKKNESAAYQEVDYHAPGWKVDAEYVHSFVPHHQLTSGRYASRDYDYTRPRADLSVDRSDPRATRQADGEVYQWHAGQGGSHYAQPKAGSADANDPQGEGRRLALLRMQGLRAHGARAQASGNLRGMVPGCSFQLRKHPREKANTEYLILDTCLLIEDVGQDSQIPDAVPGRKQRWKVEVDFTAHPMAEPLRPAFTQAKPFTRGPQSALVVGPAGQNIWTDELGRIKVQFPWDRIGRQNQHSTCWIRVSSPWAGNQLGGMQIPRIGQEVIVDFFGGDPDLPICTGRPYNQNNQPPWALPGQQALSGFRSRELTEEGGNSAAGRSNHIVLDDTAGQIQAQVKSDHQHSQLSLGHITRIEDNAGRKDARGEGFELRTDGWGAVRAEKGLLISTDGRSKAMGGLLSRDELVACLEQALAIARDLTKAAAKCEAGARETAPQQALSEAAQALGHGASNEANARGNAQGGQPVLALSGAAGIASVTPKDHIQYAGVNIDTVAGHNQQHYADQSILHTAGKDIGQFARTGDIHVIANEGKLIHQAQHNSVEITGEKAVTIQSTEDGITIKAKKNITLALDDGTYLRMGGGRVVWGMTGEYLVQTANYRINGPSTIGVDFPSFMRMDQAQQLKLHRMGDKADGLPSRDFSVVKASGGASNSQSGGDAISRLEEDKPFDIT
- a CDS encoding ABC transporter substrate-binding protein; its protein translation is MNKRQLLQSFLAASALSFGLSPAQAQAPTPIKFQLDWRFEGPAALFLHPAAKGYFKAAGLDVTIDAGNGSGGTVTRVASGAYEMGFADLAALMEFHANNPDSPNKPVAVMMVYNNTPASVMALKKSGITKPADLAGKKLGAPVFDAGRRAFPIFAKANNIGAVNWTAMDPTLRETMLMRGDIDAITGFTFTSLLNLEARGAKTADVVVLPYPDYGVKLYGNVIIASPKLIKENPAAVKKFLSAFAKGAKEVIANPAMGIESVKARDGIIDSKLETRRLQLAIDTVINSADARAEGFGAVNAGRMSLMASQVSDAFNTKTRVSPDAVWTAALLPPAAELSGILRK
- a CDS encoding ABC transporter ATP-binding protein translates to MAGAPSDAAAPFVDFQDVWLAYNEELLRENHFAVEAIDLKVKRGEFIAIVGPSGCGKSTFMKLTTGLKMPSMGKIRIDGAPVTGPLKISGMAFQAPSLLPWRTTVDNVLLPLEIVEPYRSNFKARRKEYVERARKLLQKVGLAGYEDKFPWQLSGGMQQRASICRALIHEPKMLLLDEPFGALDAFTREELWCILRDLWTEQQFNVILVTHDLRESVFLADTVYVMSKSPGRFVVKREIDLPRPRELELTYTKEFTDIVLELRGHIGAIRSKVVA